Proteins encoded by one window of Camelus bactrianus isolate YW-2024 breed Bactrian camel chromosome 9, ASM4877302v1, whole genome shotgun sequence:
- the CCDC8 gene encoding coiled-coil domain-containing protein 8 yields the protein MLQIGEDVDYLLIPREVRLAGGVWRVISKPATKEAEFRERLTQFLEEEGRTLEDVARIIEKNTPHPPQPLKKPKEPQGRRRVQQMVTPPPRLVVGTYDSSNASDSEFSDFETSKDKGDKGHKGAGRSRKVRRMPVSYLGSKFLGSDLESEDDEELVEAFLRRGEKKPSAAPARRRVNLPVPMFEDNPGPQLSKADRWREYVSQVSWGKLKRRVKGWAPRSSSGVGEAQQASLRVERDGASVPGSASLGDNVGSAGDGRVPETPLRRWRPKINWASFRRRKREEEASRAQEADAAGDQRVEAAADPRAEAIAVQGAEAPVVQRAEVVDNQRAEAPAVQGAEAVSDGAEAVPAGAEAIPDQRAEAASNQRAEAPSVQETESSAARRATGATPGPRTRKQVKTVRFQTPGRFAWFRKRRRAFWHTPRLPTLPKRVPRAGEARSFRVLRAEARAEAEQGEQEAQL from the coding sequence ATGCTGCAGATCGGGGAGGACGTGGACTATCTGCTCATCCCCCGCGAGGTCAGGCTGGCCGGAGGCGTCTGGAGGGTCATCTCCAAGCCTGCCACCAAGGAGGCAGAATTTCGGGAGCGGCTGACTCAGTTTCTGGAGGAAGAAGGCCGCACGCTGGAAGATGTGGCCCGCATCATTGAGAAGaacaccccacacccaccccagcccctcaaAAAACCCAAGGAGCCCCAAGGGAGGAGGAGAGTCCAGCAGATGGTGACCCCACCTCCCCGGCTGGTCGTGGGCACTTATGACAGCAGCAACGCCAGCGACAGTGAGTTCAGTGACTTCGAGACCTCCAAAGACAAGGGTGACAAGGGCCACAAAGGCGCGGGGCGGAGTAGGAAGGTGCGCAGAATGCCTGTCAGTTACCTGGGCAGCAAGTTCCTCGGGAGCGACCTGGAGAGCGAGGATGACGAGGAGCTGGTGGAGGCCTTCCTCCGGCGGGGGGAAAAGAAGCCCAGCGCGGCGCCCGCTCGCCGCCGGGTGAACCTGCCCGTGCCCATGTTTGAGGACAACCCGGGGCCCCAGCTGTCCAAAGCCGACAGGTGGCGGGAGTATGTCAGCCAGGTGTCCTGGGGGAAGCTGAAGCGGAGGGTGAAGGGCTGGGCACCGAGGTCCAGCTCAGGGGTGGGCGAGGCCCAGCAGGCCTCACTCAGGGTGGAGAGGGATGGGGCCTCGGTGCCAGGCAGCGCCAGCCTGGGGGATAATGTGGGCAGTGCAGGAGATGGGCGGGTGCCTGAGACCCCCCTAAGACGGTGGAGGCCCAAGATCAACTGGGCCTCATTCCGGCGTCgcaagagggaggaagaagcatCTAGAGCTCAGGAGGCAGACGCTGCAGGTGATCAGAGGGTGGAGGCTGCTGCCGATCCGAGGGCAGAGGCCATAGCTGTCCAGGGGGCAGAGGCCCCAGTTGTCCAGAGGGCAGAGGTTGTAGATAATCAGAGGGCAGAGGCCCCAGCTGTCCAGGGAGCAGAGGCTGTGTCTGATGGGGCAGAGGCTGTACCCGCTGGGGCAGAGGCCATCCCTGATCAGAGGGCAGAGGCTGCAAGTAATCAGAGGGCAGAGGCCCCAAGTGTTCAGGAAACTGAATCCTCAGCTGCCCGGAGGGCCACAGGGGCAACCCCAGGACCTCGGACCCGGAAACAGGTCAAGACAGTGAGGTTCCAGACCCCTGGCCGCTTTGCATGGTTTCGAAAGCGCCGGAGAGCCTTCTGGCACACTCCCCGGTTGCCTACCCTGCCCAAGAGAGTCCCCAGGGCAGGCGAGGCCAGGAGCTTCAGGGTCCTGAGGGCTGAGGCCAGAGCAGAAGCAGAGCAGGGAGAACAAGAAGCCCAGCTGTGA